Proteins encoded in a region of the Podarcis muralis chromosome 6, rPodMur119.hap1.1, whole genome shotgun sequence genome:
- the PRXL2A gene encoding peroxiredoxin-like 2A isoform X1 encodes MCSELDLGYFSMAMWTIGLGAIGAAVTGIILANTDLFLTKAEKASLDFLGSADLKTLGGAEPRAFKAEELWRKHGAVIMAVRRPGUFLCREEAAQLSSLKPQLDQLGIPLYAVVKENIGTEVEQFQPYFKGEIFLDAQKRFYGPKKRKMTLLGMFRCSVWRHFFNAWKHGYTGNLEGEGFVLGGVFVIGPGKQGILLEHREKEFGDKVSLDAVLEAVEKIQPQPSEHN; translated from the exons ATGTGTTCGGAGCTTGACCTGGGCTACTTCTCCATGGCGATGTGGACCATTGGCCTCGGAGCCATTGGGGCTGCTGTGACAGGGATAATCCTTGCCAATACAGACTTGTTTCTGACTAAAGCAGAAAAGGCTTCCTTGGATTTTCTCGGGTCGGCAGATCTgaagactctgggaggag CAGAGCCAAGAGCATTCAAAGCAGAGGAACTGTGGAGGAAGCATGGTGCCGTCATCATGGCAGTGCGGCGGCCTGGATGATTTTTGTGCAGAGAG GAAGCTGCTCAGCTGTCCTCTCTGAAGCCCCAGCTTGACCAGCTGGGCATTCCCCTGTATGCTGTTGTGAAGGAGAACATTGGGACCGAGGTGGAGCAATTTCAGCCGTATTTCAAGGGGGAGATATTTCTGGATGCACAG AAACGTTTCTATGGGCCTAAGAAAAGAAAGATGACCCTTTTGGGCATGTTTCGCTGCAGCGTCTGGAGGCATTTCTTCAACGCTTGGAAGCATGGCTATACTGGGAACTTGGAAGGAGAAGGCTTTGTCCTGGGAGGAGTTTTCGTAATTGGTCCTGGGAAGcag GGCATTCTCCTGGAGCATCGTGAGAAGGAATTTGGAGACAAAGTAAGCCTTGATGCTGTCCTTGAAGCTGTTGAGAAGATCCAACCACAACCTTCAGAGCATAACTAG
- the PRXL2A gene encoding peroxiredoxin-like 2A isoform X2 gives MCSELDLGYFSMAMWTIGLGAIGAAVTGIILANTDLFLTKAEKASLDFLGSADLKTLGGEPRAFKAEELWRKHGAVIMAVRRPGUFLCREEAAQLSSLKPQLDQLGIPLYAVVKENIGTEVEQFQPYFKGEIFLDAQKRFYGPKKRKMTLLGMFRCSVWRHFFNAWKHGYTGNLEGEGFVLGGVFVIGPGKQGILLEHREKEFGDKVSLDAVLEAVEKIQPQPSEHN, from the exons ATGTGTTCGGAGCTTGACCTGGGCTACTTCTCCATGGCGATGTGGACCATTGGCCTCGGAGCCATTGGGGCTGCTGTGACAGGGATAATCCTTGCCAATACAGACTTGTTTCTGACTAAAGCAGAAAAGGCTTCCTTGGATTTTCTCGGGTCGGCAGATCTgaagactctgggaggag AGCCAAGAGCATTCAAAGCAGAGGAACTGTGGAGGAAGCATGGTGCCGTCATCATGGCAGTGCGGCGGCCTGGATGATTTTTGTGCAGAGAG GAAGCTGCTCAGCTGTCCTCTCTGAAGCCCCAGCTTGACCAGCTGGGCATTCCCCTGTATGCTGTTGTGAAGGAGAACATTGGGACCGAGGTGGAGCAATTTCAGCCGTATTTCAAGGGGGAGATATTTCTGGATGCACAG AAACGTTTCTATGGGCCTAAGAAAAGAAAGATGACCCTTTTGGGCATGTTTCGCTGCAGCGTCTGGAGGCATTTCTTCAACGCTTGGAAGCATGGCTATACTGGGAACTTGGAAGGAGAAGGCTTTGTCCTGGGAGGAGTTTTCGTAATTGGTCCTGGGAAGcag GGCATTCTCCTGGAGCATCGTGAGAAGGAATTTGGAGACAAAGTAAGCCTTGATGCTGTCCTTGAAGCTGTTGAGAAGATCCAACCACAACCTTCAGAGCATAACTAG